ACAGCTTGACGGAGATGAACTTGAAGCGCTCATAGAAGCAAAAAAACTGGGGATGATCGATTTTACCCTTGTGGACACAAGAGAATACATGGAGTACCAAATGGAACATATCGTAGGGACAGACAAACTTGTACCTACCTCACAGTTCTATGCAAAAATAGAAGAAGAACTCGCAGGGTTCAAGCAAAAACCTATCATCGTTTACTGTCACTCCGGAAGCAGAAGCTACCAGGTACAACACGCTATGAAAGGCTTGGGGTTCGAACACGTATGCAACCTCAGACCAGGGATCATCGGCTTTTCCGGTCAAACCCAAAGAGGATAACCGATATCCTATAAGGAGGATTTTCCCTCCTCCCGTAAAAGAGGCAGCCCTAATCCCTCAAAAAAATCAAAACTATGACACTATCCATAAGCCCACGACAGTCCCTTACGTTTTTTTCTTTTTGGTTACTTCTTTCTTTTTTTGTCGTAGTACAAAAAAGAAAAAGTGACAGAGAAAACTCAAGCCAATTCAATGTAACAATAAAAATAATTTAGGGAAATATTAAAAAGGGGATGAGGAGCCGAAACTCCTCAAGATATAGTTAACTAAAAAGTTAATTATTTAGCAATCGCAGCTTTTGAAGCCTCAGCTACTTTTGTAAAACTTTCAGGAGCATTCATTGCCATATCAGCAAGAATCTTTCTGTCAAGTTCGATGTTTGCAAGCTTAAGACCATGCATGAATGTTGAATAGTTCATTCCATTTAATCTTGTAGCCGCATTGATACGAACGATCCAGAGTCTTCTGAAATCTCTCTTTTTTTGTCTTCTATCTCTGTAAGCATATACTAATGAACGCTCGAGTTGTTCTTTCGCTTTTCTGAAGTGTTTTCTTCTACCGCTATAGAACCCTCTTGCTTGTTTTAATAGTCTTTTATGACGTCTGTGTCTTACAACACCAGTTTTTACTCTCATGGTTTTCCTTTACCTTATACTTGTACTGTAACTCTTCTGAGCCAGTTTTAGTAGGTGCCAAACATTCTCTCTGTTTGAACTTGCCCCTAATCGGGGGAATATTATCTATCAAAAGATGATTAGTTGATCATCTCTTTAATGTTTTTTGCATCAACAGGGTCAACGTACTTAGGACTTCTCATACTTCTGTGATGTTTACCATCAACTTTAGAAAGGATGTGACTTCTGAATGCCGTACCTCTTTTGATTTTGCCGCTTTTTTTCACTTTAAAACGCTTTACAGCGCCTTTAACACTTTTCATTTTTGGCATATGCTTACTCCCTTATGGATTTTTTCTACCAAACATACATTTAGTACAAAATGGGACGGTATTATACCCAAGTTATCTAAAAATTTTATAAATCCTTTCTCTACCGATATCTCTAACCCTATTTGTGTTAAAATCTATCTATTAAAAATGAGGGCGGGGCTAGTGGACAAAGTAACCGAAATACTTTCTCAAAAAAAGAAACTTTTAACAGAAATCTATTTTGATCTGCAACTGTATTTTGAAGAAAAATACGGGAAAGATGCCCTTGTCCTGATGGAGATCGGTACTTTTTTCGAAGTCTATGAAGTCAATAATGACGAGATGAAAGTAGGCAAAGCCAAAGAGATAGCCGAACTGCTGAACATCCAGCTCACACGCAAAAGTAAAGCTGTATTGGAAAACTCGGTTTCCAACCCTCTTCTTGCAGGTGTCCCTGCTGTCTCTTTAGACCGATATCTCTCCCGTCTCATCTCTACCAAAAAATATACGATCATCGTCGTCAAACAGAAAGGAGAGATGCCGAACATCAAACGGTATGTCTCCAACATCATCTCTCCGGGCACCAATTTTGAGTACCTCAGTGAACCCTCTGAAAACAACATTGTTTCTCTGCTCATAGATGAAAATGCTGGCATCTTCTCCGTAGGGTATGCTGCCATAGATGTGAGTACGGGTAAAACCATCTGCAACGAGATACACTCTACCCGCGATGACAAAACCTATGCACTGGATGAAGCGTTCAACCTTTTACAAACCTATACGACCTCAGAGGTCATCATCACGCTTGACAGTAAAGAGATAGACAAGGATTGGATCATTCACTATTTGGAACTCGAATCTCTGCACTACTCTCTCAATGCAAAACGTTTTAAAATACAATTTCAAAATGAGCTCTTTACCCGTGTCTTCAACATCAACTCTTTCCTTTCGAGCATTGAGTTTCTGGACCTTGAAAGACAC
The sequence above is drawn from the Sulfurovum sp. TSL1 genome and encodes:
- the rpmI gene encoding 50S ribosomal protein L35; its protein translation is MPKMKSVKGAVKRFKVKKSGKIKRGTAFRSHILSKVDGKHHRSMRSPKYVDPVDAKNIKEMIN
- the rplT gene encoding 50S ribosomal protein L20 — translated: MRVKTGVVRHRRHKRLLKQARGFYSGRRKHFRKAKEQLERSLVYAYRDRRQKKRDFRRLWIVRINAATRLNGMNYSTFMHGLKLANIELDRKILADMAMNAPESFTKVAEASKAAIAK